From a region of the Castanea sativa cultivar Marrone di Chiusa Pesio chromosome 10, ASM4071231v1 genome:
- the LOC142612758 gene encoding G-type lectin S-receptor-like serine/threonine-protein kinase At4g27290 — MEADIIKARGGSWNGLSFTGYARSMPNRIFEYQFVLNETQVYFGYTLVNSSVFSRLVANPSGVVERLTWMDRTHSWEIYFTSQQDQCENYAYCGAYGICNANGSPVCACLEGFVSKSPKDWNSVEWSDGCVRRTPLECNRDRFLKYTNVKLPNTSSSRFNTTMSLEECEGMCLKNCSCLAYTNLNISGKGSGCLLWFRILIDMRVFSQGGQDIYIRLANSELDNIGKHGPSSKIKQAGIIVGSALLVMGILILGLILYLWKKKLCFKVRKKDCNHEGGNEDMQLPVFDFMTIANATCNFSSKNKLGEGGFGPVYKGTLQEGQVVAVKRLSTNSGQGLNEFKNEVLLIAKLQHRNLVKLLGYSIQENEKMLIYEYMPNKSLDSFIFDHTRSKLQDWQNRIDIIGGIARGLLYLHQDSRLRIIHRDLKASNILLDDSMNPKISDFGLARTFGGDQTDAETKRIVGTHGYMSPEYAGYGQFSVKSDVFSFGVLVLEIVSGKRNRGFCHLDDSLNLLGLAWRLWTEDRAMELIDESISDICTLSNQVLRCIHVGLLCVQQRPEDRPDMSFVVLMLSSEILLPKPRQPGFYMEKALPEADSSSTKLEPCSTNEITVTLLEGR, encoded by the exons ATGGAGGCAGATATAATAAAGGCTAGAGGAGGGTCATGGAATGGCCTTAGTTTTACAGGATATGCTCGGTCAATGCCGAATCGAATATTTGAGTATCAATTTGTGTTGAATGAGACTCAGGTATATTTCGGGTATACACTTGTGAACAGTTCAGTCTTTTCAAGACTTGTAGCTAACCCATCTGGCGTTGTGGAACGCCTCACGTGGATGGATAGGACGCACAGCTGGGAGATCTACTTTACATCCCAACAAGATCAGTGTGAAAATTATGCCTACTGTGGTGCATATGGTATCTGCAATGCCAATGGCTCCCCTGTATGTGCATGCCTGGAAGGATTCGTGTCCAAATCTCCAAAAGATTGGAATTCAGTAGAATGGTCTGATGGTTGTGTTCGAAGGACTCCACTGGAATGCAATAGAGATCGCTTCCTGAAATACACGAATGTGAAATTGCCGAACACATCTTCTTCCCGGTTTAATACAACCATGAGCCTCGAGGAATGTGAGGGAATGTGTCTGAAAAACTGTTCTTGCTTAGCatatacaaatttaaatatcaGCGGAAAAGGAAGTGGCTGCTTGCTTTGGTTCCGTATCTTGATTGATATGAGAGTATTCTCCCAGGGTGGGCAAGACATATATATAAGGCTGGCCAATTCAGAACTAG ATAACATTGGGAAACATGGGCCTTCCAGCAAAATAAAACAAGCAGGAATCATAGTCGGCTCTGCTCTACTAGTCATGGGAATTCTTATACTTGGATTGATATTATATTTGTGGAAGAAGAAACTTTGTTTCAAGG TCAGAAAAAAAGATTGCAACCATGAAGGCGGGAATGAAGACATGCAGCTACCCGTATTTGATTTTATGACCATAGCTAATGCCACCTGTAACTTTTCGAGCAAGAACAAGTTGGGAGAAGGTGGCTTTGGACCTGTTTATAAG GGTACACTGCAAGAGGGGCAAGTGGTAGCTGTGAAGAGGCTTTCTACCAATTCTGGACAAGGATTGAATGAGTTCAAAAATGAAGTTCTATTAATTGCCAAACTTCAACACCGCAATCTTGTGAAGCTTCTTGGTTATTCCATtcaagaaaatgagaaaatgttaATTTATGAATACATGCCTAACAAAAGCTTggactcttttatttttg ATCATACAAGAAGCAAATTACAGGATTGGCAAAACCGCATTGACATCATTGGTGGCATTGCGAGGgggcttctctatcttcatCAAGACTCTAGACTCAGAATTATCCATAGAGATCTCAAAGCTAGCAATATCCTGCTTGATGATAGTATGAACCCAAAAATCTCGGACTTTGGCTTGGCTAGAACATTTGGGGGAGATCAAACCGATGCTGAAACCAAAAGAATTGTTGGAACGCA TGGTTATATGTCTCCTGAGTATGCGGGGTATGGACAATTCTCTGTTAAATCCGATGTCTTTAGCTTTGGAGTTTTAGTGTTAGAGATTGTTAGCGGAAAAAGAAACAGGGGATTTTGTCACCTTGACGACAGCCTTAATCTTCTTGGACTT GCCTGGAGATTATGGACTGAAGATCGGGCAATGGAACTGATTGATGAATCTATAAGCGACATCTGCACTCTATCTAATCAAGTGCTACGATGCATTCATGTGGGCCTGTTATGCGTGCAACAAAGACCAGAAGATAGGCCAGACATGTCATTTGTGGTTCTGATGTTAAGCAGTGAGATTTTGTTGCCTAAGCCCAGACAACCAGGTTTCTATATGGAAAAGGCTCTACCTGAAGCAGATTCTTCATCAACAAAGCTTGAACCATGTTCAACCAATGAAATTACCGTCACATTGTTAGAGGGACGGTAA
- the LOC142612477 gene encoding G-type lectin S-receptor-like serine/threonine-protein kinase At4g27290 — MGFLWFNGLLVGGWVEFIEEEEDRLLMKSNEDLPRLSASFDTITPSHSIRDGETIVSAGGTFELGFFSPGNSKGRYLGIWYRISTEVVVWVANREAPIGNHSGVLKVTDEGDIILLNNTNSIVWSSNTSRAPASPVVQLLDSGNLVLKDGNGNNLNFLWQSFDYPCDTLLPGMKLGKNFVTGLE; from the exons ATGGGTTTCCTTTGGTTTAATGGATTAttggtgggtgggtgggtggagTTCATTGAAGAGGAAGAGGACAGATTATTGATGAAGAGTAATGAAGATCTGCCACG ATTATCTGCTTCATTTGACACTATTACTCCAAGTCATTCCATCAGAGACGGTGAGACTATAGTTTCAGCTGGTGGAACCTTTGAACTGGGATTCTTCAGTCCTGGCAATTCAAAAGGCCGATACTTGGGAATATGGTACAGGATATCTACTGAAGTAGTTGTATGGGTAGCTAACAGAGAGGCTCCAATTGGTAATCACTCAGGAGTTTTGAAGGTTACAGATGAAGGAGATATTATTCTTCTCAACAATACAAATAGTATTGTTTGGTCATCCAATACGTCAAGAGCTCCAGCGAGTCCAGTCGTGCAGCTCTTGGATTCAGGAAATCTTGTTTTGAAAGATGGAAATGGCAATAACTTGAACTTTTTGTGGCAGAGTTTTGATTATCCCTGCGACACATTACTGCCGGGAATGAAGTTGGGAAAGAACTTTGTAACAGGTCTAGAATGA